GGGTGCCGAAGCGCGGCTTCCATAACCCGTTCCGCAAGGAATACGAGATCGTAAACCTGCGAGACCTGGGGCGGATCGAGAAGGACACGATCACGCCTGAGGTGCTCCAGGCGCACGGACTGGTGGACCTGGGAAAGGGGCGGCCGGTCAAGATCCTGGGTGACGGCAAGCTCGGGCGCGCCCTGCGCGTGCAGGCCCACGCCATCAGCGCCGCCGCCCGCGCCAAAGTCGAGGCCGCGGGTGGGACCGTGGAGTTGCTGGAGGGCTGAGGCATGGCCAATCCCATCCCCAATC
This is a stretch of genomic DNA from Gemmatimonadota bacterium. It encodes these proteins:
- the rplO gene encoding 50S ribosomal protein L15; this encodes MKKLSDLGRPAGAHRPRKRLGRGPGSGIGKTSGRGHKGHKARTGGTTHPWFEGGQMPLQRRVPKRGFHNPFRKEYEIVNLRDLGRIEKDTITPEVLQAHGLVDLGKGRPVKILGDGKLGRALRVQAHAISAAARAKVEAAGGTVELLEG